In a single window of the Litorilituus sediminis genome:
- the tsaA gene encoding tRNA (N6-threonylcarbamoyladenosine(37)-N6)-methyltransferase TrmO produces the protein MTSAVTDSIAITPIAYIESPYKEKFAIPRQPGLASAAKGKVILCNEANDPQMVRELAQYSHIWLLFVFHGTQNQGWKPLVRPPRLGGNKKIGVLATRSTFRPNPIGMSVVKLDKVEDNSKQVVLHISGLDLLDKTPIIDIKPYVPYSDALSDAQAGFAQQQPSKQLSVHFTAAAKAQIAQFKSHYPDLANLIEQVLKQDPRPAYKADKLDEKQYGMSLYDFNISWKMIDLTQVNVLSVVETDKK, from the coding sequence ATGACATCAGCTGTAACTGACTCAATAGCAATAACGCCAATTGCCTATATTGAATCTCCTTATAAAGAAAAATTTGCCATTCCAAGACAGCCTGGCTTAGCGAGTGCTGCCAAAGGCAAAGTTATCCTTTGCAATGAAGCTAATGATCCACAAATGGTCAGAGAATTAGCGCAGTATAGTCATATATGGCTATTATTTGTGTTTCATGGCACACAAAATCAAGGCTGGAAGCCCTTAGTTAGGCCTCCAAGACTCGGCGGTAATAAAAAAATTGGCGTGTTGGCAACTCGCTCCACCTTTAGACCCAACCCTATCGGCATGTCGGTGGTAAAACTCGATAAAGTTGAAGATAACAGTAAACAGGTAGTCTTACATATATCAGGCTTAGACTTGCTTGATAAAACCCCCATTATCGATATTAAGCCTTATGTGCCCTACTCAGATGCCCTTAGTGATGCACAAGCAGGCTTTGCTCAACAGCAACCGAGTAAACAGCTTAGTGTACATTTTACCGCTGCTGCGAAAGCGCAAATTGCTCAATTTAAATCACACTATCCCGATTTAGCAAACTTGATTGAGCAGGTATTAAAGCAAGATCCTAGACCTGCCTATAAAGCTGATAAACTTGATGAAAAACAATACGGCATGAGCCTTTATGATTTTAATATTAGCTGGAAAATGATAGATTTAACGCAAGTTAATGTTCTCAGTGTTGTTGAAACAGACAAAAAGTAA
- a CDS encoding FKBP-type peptidyl-prolyl cis-trans isomerase codes for MKIADKTVVHFHYSLKDESGEQLESSHGHEPVVYLHGANNTLVGLEKALTDKEVGDKFSVTLQPEEAYGERNEEAIQRVPTKHLLGLPSKNAKWKPGMIAVVETEQGKRQVTVVKVGKFMVTCDINPPLAGKVITFDIEVVDVREATEKEVQHGHVHSADSSCEHDH; via the coding sequence ATGAAAATAGCAGATAAAACCGTCGTACACTTTCATTATTCATTAAAAGATGAGTCAGGGGAGCAATTAGAGTCTTCTCATGGTCATGAGCCAGTGGTTTATTTACACGGTGCAAATAACACGCTTGTTGGTCTTGAAAAGGCATTAACTGACAAAGAAGTGGGTGATAAGTTTTCTGTGACATTACAACCAGAAGAAGCGTATGGTGAGCGTAATGAAGAAGCGATCCAGCGTGTGCCAACTAAACATTTACTCGGTTTACCAAGTAAAAATGCTAAGTGGAAGCCGGGTATGATTGCTGTGGTTGAAACTGAGCAAGGCAAACGTCAAGTGACGGTTGTTAAAGTAGGTAAGTTTATGGTCACCTGTGATATTAACCCACCATTAGCGGGTAAAGTGATCACCTTTGATATTGAAGTGGTTGATGTGCGTGAAGCGACGGAAAAAGAAGTACAGCATGGTCATGTGCATAGCGCTGACAGTAGCTGTGAGCACGATCACTAA
- a CDS encoding carbohydrate-binding family 9-like protein, with amino-acid sequence MKNYTVTTLKQAYPNWQAIPSLVIDSYPWYQTGLKQKTAIKLAANEDNLFIHIHAEDKYSVAKQTELNHMLICEDSCVEFFFSPSGILGSAYINLEVNCCGTLHIAYGPDRNYREFISLAQAALIKRTSSIKSPVKSAQSDDTDWQIEITLPFSVIEQITQSCVNRDKWFANFYRCGGDTEPQYAVWNPIDVAEPDYHRPEHFGELNFQQ; translated from the coding sequence ATGAAAAACTACACAGTCACCACTCTAAAGCAAGCATATCCAAACTGGCAAGCGATCCCCTCATTAGTGATTGATTCATATCCTTGGTATCAAACCGGACTAAAACAAAAGACAGCAATTAAATTAGCAGCCAATGAAGACAATTTATTTATTCATATTCATGCTGAAGATAAATACAGTGTTGCTAAGCAAACAGAGCTTAACCACATGCTCATTTGTGAAGACTCCTGTGTAGAGTTTTTCTTTAGCCCTAGCGGTATTCTGGGCAGCGCATATATTAATTTAGAAGTGAATTGCTGCGGCACATTACATATTGCTTATGGCCCTGATCGAAACTATCGCGAATTTATTAGCTTAGCGCAAGCGGCATTGATAAAGCGCACGAGTTCAATAAAAAGCCCTGTAAAATCCGCACAAAGTGATGACACTGATTGGCAAATTGAAATCACCCTACCATTTAGCGTGATTGAACAAATAACGCAATCTTGCGTTAATCGTGACAAATGGTTTGCTAACTTCTATCGCTGTGGTGGCGATACCGAGCCACAATACGCGGTATGGAACCCTATTGATGTTGCCGAGCCTGATTATCACAGACCAGAGCATTTTGGCGAGCTTAACTTTCAACAATAA
- the metG gene encoding methionine--tRNA ligase, translating into MSEANSSSKRKILVTCALPYANGSIHLGHLLEHIQTDIWVRFQRMRGHETYFVCADDAHGTPIMLKAQELGISPEEMINAVREEHMADFADFHISFDNYHSTHSEENQAFATEIYNRLHANGHIKTRTISQLYDPEKGMFLPDRFVKGTCPKCKSEDQNGDSCDDCGATYSPTEVLNPRSVVSGATPVLKDSEHYFFDLPAFEQMLKDWTRSGALQDEMANKLAEWFESGLQQWDISRDAPYFGFEIPNAPGKFFYVWLDAPIGYMGSFKNLCNKKPEIDFDSFWHENSDAELYHFIGKDIIYFHSLFWPAMLEGSGYRKPTSVYAHGFVTVNGAKMSKSKGTFIKGRTYLEHLNPEYLRYYYAAKLTHRIDDLDLNLEDFAQRVNSDLVGKVVNIASRCAGFISKRFDGMLSSNIDDQALADEVMNAGDSIAAHYEARDFGRAMREIMALADKVNEYIAVKEPWQLVKDETKQQEVQDICSLGINMFRTLMTYLKPVLPKLAESTEGFLNDELLWEGHKTLLTNHKINKFKALLQRVDMDKINAMTDASKESLSAKDEKKAETKKAKKQAKPAADNSAALANPLAADPISEEIQFDDFAKVDLRIAKIINAEHVEKADKLLKLTLGLDDEGKETRQVFAGIKSAYQPEDLIGKHTVMVANLAPRKMRFGMSEGMVLAAGPGGEDLWILNPDDGAKAGMRVK; encoded by the coding sequence ATGTCTGAAGCAAATTCATCATCAAAACGTAAAATTTTAGTCACTTGTGCCCTGCCTTATGCCAATGGCTCAATCCATTTAGGGCATCTTTTAGAACATATTCAAACGGACATTTGGGTGCGTTTTCAACGTATGCGCGGCCACGAAACTTACTTTGTTTGTGCCGATGATGCGCATGGCACGCCAATCATGTTAAAAGCACAAGAGCTTGGTATTAGCCCAGAAGAAATGATCAATGCTGTACGTGAAGAACATATGGCAGATTTTGCTGATTTTCATATTAGCTTTGATAACTATCACTCAACACACAGTGAAGAAAACCAAGCTTTTGCCACAGAAATATACAATCGCTTACACGCCAATGGTCATATAAAAACCCGTACTATTTCACAATTGTACGATCCTGAAAAAGGTATGTTTTTACCAGATCGCTTTGTTAAAGGCACTTGTCCAAAGTGTAAGAGTGAAGATCAAAATGGCGATAGTTGTGATGATTGCGGTGCAACCTATTCACCAACAGAAGTGCTCAACCCGCGTTCTGTTGTCTCTGGCGCTACGCCGGTATTAAAAGATTCTGAACATTACTTCTTTGATTTGCCTGCATTTGAGCAAATGTTAAAAGATTGGACGCGAAGCGGTGCCTTACAAGATGAAATGGCCAACAAGTTAGCGGAATGGTTCGAGTCTGGCTTACAGCAGTGGGATATTAGCCGTGATGCGCCTTATTTTGGTTTTGAAATTCCCAATGCGCCAGGTAAGTTTTTCTATGTCTGGTTAGATGCACCTATTGGTTATATGGGTAGTTTTAAAAACCTCTGTAATAAAAAACCAGAAATCGATTTTGACAGCTTTTGGCATGAAAATTCAGACGCTGAGCTTTACCACTTTATCGGTAAAGACATCATCTATTTCCATAGTTTATTCTGGCCTGCTATGTTAGAAGGCTCAGGCTATCGTAAGCCGACATCAGTCTATGCGCACGGTTTTGTTACCGTTAATGGCGCTAAAATGTCTAAATCAAAAGGTACTTTTATTAAAGGCCGTACTTATTTAGAACATTTAAACCCAGAGTATTTACGCTACTACTATGCAGCAAAACTAACGCATCGTATTGATGATTTAGACTTAAATCTTGAAGATTTCGCCCAACGTGTTAACTCTGATCTAGTCGGTAAAGTCGTTAATATTGCCTCTCGTTGTGCTGGTTTTATTAGCAAACGCTTTGATGGCATGTTATCAAGCAACATTGACGATCAAGCACTTGCTGATGAAGTCATGAATGCTGGCGATAGCATAGCAGCTCATTATGAAGCACGTGATTTTGGCCGTGCAATGCGCGAGATTATGGCGTTAGCAGATAAAGTAAACGAATACATTGCCGTGAAAGAGCCGTGGCAATTAGTTAAAGATGAAACTAAGCAGCAAGAAGTGCAAGATATCTGTTCATTAGGTATCAATATGTTCCGCACGTTAATGACCTACTTAAAGCCAGTACTACCTAAACTTGCAGAAAGTACCGAAGGCTTCTTAAATGATGAATTATTATGGGAAGGCCATAAAACCTTATTAACTAACCATAAAATCAATAAGTTTAAAGCCTTATTACAACGTGTCGACATGGACAAAATTAATGCCATGACAGATGCGTCAAAAGAAAGCTTATCGGCAAAAGATGAGAAAAAAGCAGAGACTAAGAAAGCTAAAAAGCAGGCCAAGCCAGCCGCTGATAATTCAGCAGCTTTAGCAAACCCATTAGCAGCTGATCCTATCTCAGAAGAAATTCAATTTGATGATTTCGCTAAAGTAGATTTACGTATTGCCAAAATAATCAATGCTGAACACGTTGAAAAGGCAGACAAGCTGCTTAAATTAACGTTAGGCCTTGATGATGAAGGCAAAGAAACAAGACAAGTTTTTGCCGGTATCAAGTCAGCCTATCAGCCAGAAGACTTAATTGGTAAGCACACGGTTATGGTAGCGAATTTAGCACCACGTAAAATGCGCTTTGGTATGTCAGAAGGCATGGTACTAGCAGCAGGTCCTGGTGGTGAAGATCTTTGGATCCTTAACCCTGATGATGGCGCTAAAGCGGGTATGCGCGTTAAGTAA
- the rcsF gene encoding Rcs stress response system protein RcsF: MNLKSVIKLVTLSASCAGIISCSSNYAVSTNLDKDNINQYFSASKVTIYEKETNIPGPYKFIEGVEGQDCQQRPHHAAPDEINARTQARQQAFSLGANAIVFSGCAQLTPEKLAELNQSNDAKQCHALVICYGRSFYSGAEQ; the protein is encoded by the coding sequence ATGAATTTAAAATCAGTGATTAAATTAGTAACCCTAAGTGCAAGCTGCGCTGGCATCATTAGTTGTAGCAGCAATTACGCGGTATCAACTAACCTAGATAAAGATAATATTAACCAGTACTTTTCCGCCAGCAAAGTCACCATATATGAGAAAGAAACTAATATACCAGGCCCATATAAATTCATTGAAGGCGTGGAAGGACAAGATTGTCAGCAAAGACCACATCATGCAGCCCCTGATGAAATAAATGCCAGAACACAGGCAAGGCAGCAAGCTTTTAGCCTTGGCGCCAATGCCATAGTCTTTTCTGGTTGTGCGCAATTAACTCCTGAAAAGTTAGCCGAGCTTAATCAAAGTAATGATGCCAAACAGTGTCATGCTTTAGTCATTTGTTATGGACGTTCGTTCTACAGCGGCGCAGAGCAATAG
- the apbC gene encoding iron-sulfur cluster carrier protein ApbC, with product MTKILRFDDEFASDMNYSYFFDGNNGCNSTEFSDYSQLLFPLVKTMFGKLFSRDTHDKNKKKSHTQTSRADSDNNDLVMDEPASLHLIEETLSQYQSELFPQGVLNLSQNFSIDYGKEITVHLVMPFPCQGELDELAVSLSKALNKPVVIDVSLKIKQVRKFALNGSADNIANIIAIASGKGGVGKSTTTVNLAYALMSEGARVGILDADIYGPSIPTMLGLKNQKPTSKDGKLMTPLDGHGLAAMSIGFLVDEDDATVWRGPMASSAFNQLLNETAWPELDYLLIDMPPGTGDIQLTLAQKVPVAASVIVTTPQDIALIDASKGVAMFDKVQVPVLGIVENMSYHLCENCGHQSHIFGEAGGEKMASKNGTQLLGQLPLNIDIRRDADMGSANIKTNSTGEIAKQYRKIARNIAGQLFLQCDNASPLTPDVSITLQKDQ from the coding sequence GTGACTAAAATTTTACGTTTTGATGATGAATTTGCTTCAGACATGAATTATTCGTATTTTTTTGATGGTAATAATGGCTGCAATAGTACAGAATTTAGCGATTATTCTCAATTGCTATTTCCCTTGGTAAAGACTATGTTTGGTAAATTATTTTCCCGCGATACTCATGATAAAAATAAAAAAAAATCTCATACACAAACTTCACGTGCTGACTCTGATAACAATGACCTAGTTATGGATGAACCAGCGTCGTTGCATCTTATTGAAGAAACCTTGTCGCAATATCAGTCTGAGTTATTTCCACAAGGGGTATTAAACCTTAGCCAAAACTTTTCAATCGATTATGGTAAAGAAATCACCGTGCATTTAGTTATGCCATTTCCCTGTCAAGGAGAGTTAGATGAGCTGGCAGTGAGTTTATCTAAAGCATTAAATAAACCTGTTGTAATTGATGTTAGCTTAAAGATAAAACAAGTACGTAAGTTTGCTCTCAATGGTAGTGCAGACAATATTGCTAATATTATTGCGATTGCTTCAGGTAAAGGCGGTGTTGGTAAATCAACCACGACAGTTAATCTAGCTTATGCCTTGATGAGTGAAGGGGCACGTGTTGGTATTTTAGATGCTGATATTTATGGTCCATCGATTCCAACCATGCTAGGTCTTAAAAATCAAAAACCTACCTCAAAAGATGGCAAATTAATGACGCCATTAGATGGTCATGGTTTAGCGGCTATGTCGATAGGCTTTTTAGTGGATGAAGATGATGCCACCGTTTGGCGTGGCCCTATGGCAAGCTCGGCCTTTAACCAATTATTAAATGAAACGGCTTGGCCTGAGCTGGATTACTTACTTATTGATATGCCTCCTGGTACTGGAGATATTCAATTAACCCTCGCACAAAAAGTACCTGTTGCTGCATCTGTTATTGTTACCACCCCACAAGATATAGCGCTAATTGATGCTTCAAAAGGTGTTGCTATGTTCGATAAGGTACAAGTTCCCGTTTTAGGTATAGTTGAGAATATGAGCTATCACTTATGCGAAAACTGTGGTCACCAAAGCCATATATTTGGTGAAGCGGGCGGTGAAAAAATGGCGAGTAAAAATGGTACTCAGTTGCTGGGGCAATTACCATTAAACATTGATATTAGACGAGATGCTGATATGGGCAGCGCTAATATAAAAACAAATAGCACTGGTGAAATAGCAAAGCAATATCGTAAAATAGCGCGCAATATTGCTGGACAGTTATTTTTGCAATGCGATAATGCCAGCCCATTAACACCAGATGTTTCTATAACCCTACAAAAAGACCAATAA
- a CDS encoding cation:dicarboxylate symporter family transporter: MFSKTPLAFLNKLPLSAKIITAMVLGLLIGFNSDGVLPGVDSLANAFVLALQMTALPYIALSLIIGFGGLAPDKIGTAAKHSLLFLLCLMAIVIAFILLAPIAFPAWQNADFYSLNTIKTQAEVNLVDLFIPKNPFNAFAYGVVPSVVVFSILIGIGLMQAKAKKHTLLALTGLNNAVINVTSLVMRVAPIGIFAIAQRAAATLDSSQIDGLVVYIATAASLVALLSFVILPAVVALMTPFTYQQVLRTTRQAMLTAFATGSFFAVIPVIVEKVKHLIAEQLTHDIDDNAVKKDTSAIPSIIVPITFSLPVGGKLLAILFTLFAAWFSGSQVDSTDYLNLTTLGIAQLFGSTTLAIPNLLDLFNVPTSMFDLFLAAENLMIGRLNSLLSVIFSASLVLLIASSVINKLTFKWPVFIKYAIALPLISILVFTTLRFTFSEISYQYQGYSKFIDRDFILLDTKARVLTEPDSSIMSNQPTGDVLSRIKKRGFIRVGYFRDDLPYAFHNKDGKLVGFDIEIINLLADDLGVSIEFVRIFHEQAKSLLSSGYLDMTTGMPVLPNNMKQYTLTVPYSSQSLAFIVKEDRRKEFTQWDNIFNRPELIVAVPEMYFSENLVSRYFDHTKVWEISTPRLFFREEYQHIDAMLFGAPTASAWTLLHPGYTVVVPKPAIAEISMAFAINTNDVTFENFMRNWIYMKQKNNTIDRLFHYWIAGKKPVFFKTLPQE, from the coding sequence ATGTTTAGCAAAACTCCATTAGCCTTTCTCAATAAACTGCCGCTTTCAGCTAAAATCATTACAGCGATGGTACTCGGCCTGTTGATTGGTTTTAACAGTGATGGCGTACTACCCGGCGTTGACTCTTTGGCAAATGCCTTTGTTTTAGCACTGCAAATGACCGCTTTACCTTATATCGCGTTATCACTCATTATCGGCTTTGGTGGTTTAGCGCCCGATAAAATAGGCACAGCGGCTAAGCATTCTTTGCTATTTTTACTGTGTTTAATGGCTATTGTCATTGCTTTTATATTGCTTGCGCCCATTGCCTTTCCTGCCTGGCAAAATGCAGATTTTTACAGTTTAAATACCATAAAAACACAAGCTGAAGTCAATTTGGTTGACTTGTTTATTCCAAAAAATCCTTTTAATGCCTTTGCTTATGGCGTAGTGCCAAGTGTCGTGGTTTTTAGCATTCTAATTGGCATAGGTTTAATGCAAGCAAAGGCCAAAAAACATACCTTACTGGCACTTACAGGGTTAAATAATGCTGTTATTAATGTTACTTCACTGGTTATGCGCGTTGCACCTATTGGTATTTTCGCTATTGCTCAACGAGCAGCAGCAACCCTAGATAGCTCTCAAATTGACGGTTTAGTAGTTTACATAGCTACTGCGGCTTCCCTCGTTGCTTTATTAAGTTTTGTAATCTTACCTGCTGTTGTTGCCTTAATGACACCCTTTACTTATCAACAAGTATTACGAACAACACGACAAGCTATGCTAACAGCCTTTGCCACAGGAAGCTTTTTTGCCGTTATTCCGGTAATCGTGGAAAAAGTTAAACACTTAATCGCCGAACAGCTCACCCATGATATTGATGATAATGCCGTTAAAAAAGATACCAGTGCTATTCCCAGTATTATTGTGCCTATTACCTTTAGCTTACCTGTTGGCGGTAAGCTACTCGCCATTTTATTTACGCTCTTTGCTGCCTGGTTTTCAGGCTCACAAGTCGATAGCACAGATTATCTAAATTTAACCACACTTGGTATTGCGCAACTGTTTGGCTCAACTACCTTAGCCATTCCAAACCTGTTAGATTTATTTAACGTCCCTACCTCAATGTTTGACTTATTCCTTGCCGCTGAAAATTTGATGATCGGGCGACTAAACTCGCTATTGTCTGTCATATTTTCTGCTTCCCTGGTGCTCTTAATTGCTTCAAGCGTTATTAATAAGCTCACTTTTAAATGGCCTGTCTTTATCAAATATGCCATTGCATTACCGCTTATTTCCATACTGGTATTTACTACGCTTCGCTTTACCTTTAGTGAAATTAGCTACCAATATCAAGGCTATAGCAAGTTCATTGACCGCGACTTTATTCTTTTAGACACCAAAGCAAGAGTACTAACCGAACCCGACAGCAGCATTATGTCTAATCAACCCACAGGTGACGTGCTTAGCCGCATTAAAAAACGTGGCTTTATCCGTGTTGGTTATTTTAGAGATGATCTGCCGTATGCTTTTCATAACAAAGATGGCAAGTTAGTTGGTTTTGATATTGAGATCATAAACTTACTTGCTGACGATTTAGGTGTCTCAATTGAGTTTGTGCGTATATTCCACGAGCAAGCAAAATCTCTGCTCTCTTCGGGTTATTTAGATATGACTACCGGCATGCCAGTTTTGCCTAACAATATGAAGCAATACACGTTAACAGTGCCTTACTCAAGTCAATCGCTTGCTTTTATTGTTAAAGAGGATAGACGCAAAGAGTTCACTCAATGGGATAACATATTTAACCGCCCAGAGCTGATTGTTGCCGTACCTGAGATGTATTTTAGTGAAAACCTAGTAAGCCGTTATTTTGACCATACCAAGGTATGGGAAATATCAACACCACGACTGTTCTTTAGAGAAGAATATCAGCATATAGATGCCATGCTATTTGGCGCACCAACAGCCTCAGCATGGACACTGCTACACCCAGGTTATACCGTGGTTGTACCTAAACCTGCCATTGCTGAAATTTCGATGGCATTTGCCATCAATACTAATGATGTTACCTTTGAAAACTTTATGCGCAATTGGATTTATATGAAGCAAAAAAATAACACCATAGATCGCTTATTTCACTATTGGATCGCAGGTAAAAAACCTGTATTTTTTAAAACACTACCACAAGAATAA
- the dcd gene encoding dCTP deaminase translates to MRLCDKDIEQFLDEERIVISPKPDTSMISGVSVDIRLGNEFRVFQDHTAPYIDLSGPKAEVQQAMNSVMSEEVFIEDGEAFFLHPGELALAVTYESVTLPDDIVGWLDGRSSLARLGLMVHVTAHRIDPGWSGQIVLEFYNSGKLPLALRPKMKIAALNFETMSGSALRPYNKRDDAKYKDQKGAVASRISQDDTTE, encoded by the coding sequence ATGAGATTATGTGATAAAGATATTGAACAATTTTTAGATGAAGAGCGCATTGTTATTTCACCTAAACCTGATACATCAATGATTTCTGGAGTCAGTGTTGATATTCGCTTGGGTAATGAATTTCGCGTATTTCAGGATCATACCGCACCTTATATTGATTTAAGCGGTCCAAAAGCCGAAGTACAACAGGCGATGAATTCAGTGATGAGTGAAGAGGTCTTTATAGAGGATGGAGAGGCGTTCTTTTTACATCCAGGCGAGCTTGCATTGGCAGTAACTTATGAGTCAGTGACATTGCCGGATGATATTGTTGGCTGGCTAGATGGTCGTTCATCATTAGCTCGTTTAGGTTTGATGGTACATGTAACCGCACATCGTATTGATCCCGGCTGGTCTGGGCAAATTGTTTTAGAGTTTTATAATAGTGGTAAGCTACCTTTAGCCTTACGCCCTAAAATGAAGATAGCTGCGCTAAACTTTGAAACTATGTCAGGTAGTGCCTTACGTCCATATAATAAGCGTGATGATGCCAAGTACAAAGATCAAAAAGGTGCGGTAGCAAGTCGTATCAGCCAAGATGATACAACAGAGTAG
- a CDS encoding IS1182 family transposase has translation MLREPSPQQHELEMVTLDQLVPANHLVRKLDKYIDFEFIRDEVKDLYCTDNGRPPVEPVQLFKIMLLGYLFGIKSERQIIKDIEVNVAYRWFLRMGLTEKVIDASTLSQNRIRRFNGTDVFERIFNHIVQQAIKHGLVGGKTLFTDSTHLKANANKRKFTNKLKPVSTSAYIKQINKAVEADRKAAGKKPLKDKGYCEIKRNKVSKTDSDSGYMHRDEKPKGFFYLDHRTVDNDYNIIVDTHITPGNVHDSQPYIARLDAIENRFALSPEFVGIDAGYFTAPVCFNLEQRNIQGVFGYRRPSRTKNAIKKKHFKYDEKADTYTCPQEQTLIYSTTSREGYREYHSDPKVCVNCPQLKDCTKSKSHKKVITRHVMAASQDRANEFRLTSLGKYLYKRRCETVERSFADAKQHHGHRYARYRGKHNVQMQAYMAAAAQNMKKIAMTLSNIPQIMAI, from the coding sequence ATGTTAAGAGAACCTTCCCCGCAACAACATGAACTCGAAATGGTCACGCTAGACCAGTTAGTTCCAGCCAACCATCTAGTTCGTAAACTCGATAAGTATATTGACTTTGAGTTTATTCGAGATGAAGTCAAAGACTTATATTGCACTGATAATGGTCGTCCTCCGGTGGAGCCAGTCCAGCTATTTAAAATTATGCTACTTGGGTACTTATTTGGTATTAAAAGTGAGCGCCAAATCATCAAAGACATCGAAGTAAATGTCGCGTATCGATGGTTTCTCCGCATGGGGCTTACCGAGAAAGTTATCGATGCCTCAACACTTAGTCAAAATCGTATTCGTCGTTTCAATGGCACAGATGTATTTGAACGTATATTTAATCACATCGTCCAACAAGCCATTAAACATGGTCTAGTTGGGGGCAAAACCTTATTCACCGACAGCACACACTTAAAAGCAAACGCCAATAAACGAAAGTTCACCAACAAGCTCAAACCCGTCTCAACCAGTGCCTATATTAAGCAAATCAACAAAGCTGTGGAGGCAGACCGTAAAGCGGCTGGAAAAAAGCCACTCAAGGATAAAGGCTATTGTGAGATAAAGCGGAATAAGGTAAGTAAAACCGATAGTGATAGCGGTTATATGCACCGAGATGAAAAGCCAAAAGGTTTTTTCTACCTAGACCACAGAACCGTAGATAACGACTATAACATTATTGTAGATACGCATATTACGCCAGGTAATGTCCACGATTCTCAACCATACATTGCTCGCCTTGATGCCATTGAAAATCGCTTTGCACTATCCCCTGAATTTGTTGGTATTGATGCAGGCTACTTCACAGCGCCCGTCTGTTTTAATCTGGAACAACGTAACATCCAAGGGGTGTTTGGTTACCGTCGTCCTTCACGAACGAAGAATGCCATTAAGAAAAAGCACTTCAAATACGACGAGAAAGCAGATACGTATACCTGCCCGCAAGAGCAAACGTTAATCTACTCGACCACCAGTCGAGAGGGTTACCGAGAATATCATTCTGACCCCAAGGTATGCGTTAATTGCCCTCAATTAAAAGATTGCACTAAGAGTAAAAGTCATAAGAAAGTGATAACACGCCACGTAATGGCTGCGAGTCAAGATCGGGCTAATGAATTTCGCTTAACAAGCCTTGGTAAATACCTTTACAAACGACGATGCGAAACCGTTGAAAGAAGTTTTGCTGATGCAAAGCAACACCATGGTCACAGGTATGCAAGATACCGAGGTAAGCATAATGTTCAAATGCAAGCATATATGGCTGCGGCAGCACAAAATATGAAGAAGATAGCAATGACGCTATCAAATATTCCCCAAATAATGGCAATCTAA